Proteins encoded by one window of Asterias rubens chromosome 18, eAstRub1.3, whole genome shotgun sequence:
- the LOC117302245 gene encoding retinol dehydrogenase 7-like — MVHWVVLVAVVIVIAILVQAVMDRQFLNVSGRYVLITGCDTGFGYLLARTLSHKRRLNVIATCLTKAGMQKFQENGDGAIGRITPIQMDVTNSESIHQALAKVTQILPENTGLWGLINNAGINGPIGCYDWLKRDEITRVLEVNLVGSIEVANVFFPLIRKAQGRIVNMSSMVGIFPTVSMVYALSKAGVEAFSDNIRVVMKNLGVSVHILEPAAFKTNLTNPEVAEESLRMVWDRLSEEEKTAAGGEVVYRTMQRSLRGTLSRASPNLHLVTDAAEHALCARWPWRRYLPGAEAKFFCKPMSMLPAFIADYIILWIKADIMRVRPEDTVEDK, encoded by the exons ATGGTTCACTGGGTAGTTCTCGTTGCCGTGGTGATTGTCATCGCCATTCTCGTCCAGGCCGTCATGGACAGACAGTTTTTGAACGTCAGTGGACGTTACGTTCTCATCACGGGCTGCGACACCGGGTTTGGTTACCTTCTGGCCCGCACGCTGTCCCACAAGAGGAGACTCAACGTCATTGCGACGTGCCTGACCAAAGCAGGGATGCagaagtttcaagagaatgGGGACGGTGCGATCGGGAGGATCACCCCGATACAGATGGACGTGACGAACAGCGAGAGTATCCATCAAGCCCTGGCAAAAGTCACACAGATCCTCCCTGAAAACACAG GTCTGTGGGGACTGATCAACAACGCTGGTATCAACGGACCAATCGGCTGCTACGATTGGCTCAAACGCGATGAGATCACGCGCGTTCTGGAGGTCAACCTCGTCGGTAGCATTGAGGTTGCGAACGTCTTCTTCCCGCTGATCAGGAAAGCGCAGGGACGCATCGTCAACATGTCGAGCATGGTCGGTATATTCCCGACGGTGTCCATGGTGTACGCACTCTCCAAGGCAGGCGTGGAGGCCTTCTCCGATAACATACG GGTGGTGATGAAGAACCTGGGTGTATCTGTACACATCCTGGAGCCAGCGGCGTTCAAGACCAACCTGACCAACCCAGAGGTCGCCGAGGAATCTCTGAGGATGGTCTGGGACAGGCTGTCAGAGGAGGAGAAGACAGCGGCTGGTGGGGAGGTGGTCTACCGCACCA TGCAACGCAGCCTACGAGGCACGCTCAGCAGAGCTTCCCCGAATCTCCACTTGGTAACGGACGCTGCTGAGCACGCTCTTTGCGCAAGGTGGCCGTGGAGACGCTATCTACCTGGCGCAGAGGCAAAGTTCTTCTGCAAGCCGATGTCCATGCTCCCGGCGTTTATCGCGGACTACATCATATTATGGATTAAAGCTGACATCATGCGCGTCCGACCGGAAGACACAGTTGAAGACAAGTAA
- the LOC117302225 gene encoding NAD kinase-like isoform X2, which translates to MQFNSRCSASCMDSCCERCGEEFSDCVCTTCTRRTRSINAPSPSPSFGPKAHLKKVPPSQIMHVTDPSSQQLAWNSSPLSVLIIKKIMDDSVLGPFKELSRWLSEEKNLVIFIESKVFDDEDLLNDKEFAPVRAKMKSFKEGCDLSNKVDFILCLGGDGTLLYASSLFQEASVPPVMAFHLGSLGFLTPFEFDDFKESVNSLLKGDTAVTLRSRLKCLIFDSSEIPNGFDNDRNNDHRIIPKPKTSDPPNLKFKFQVLNDVVIDRGSSPYLSNLDLFLDGRHVTTVAGDGLIISTPTGSTAYAAAAGAAMMHPNVPAILITPICPHTLSFRPIVVPAGVELRVMVSPDARHTAWVSLDGRNRQEIHKGWCLRITTSVFPVASICSSDQISDWFDGLQECLHWNARRQQKALKEPKKNKNSKQSENI; encoded by the exons gCGCACACGTTCCATCAATGCACCTTCACCCTCTCCGTCGTTCGGGCCTAAGGCACACCTGAAGAAAGTGCCTCCTTCTCAGATCAT GCATGTGACTGACCCATCGAGCCAGCAGCTAGCATGGAATTCGAGCCCCCTCTCCGTTCTGATCATCAAGAAAATCATGGACGACAGCGTCCTGGGTCCCTTCAAGGAACTCTCAAGGTGGCTCTCAGAG gagaAGAATTTGGTGATTTTTATCGAGTCCAAGGTGTTTGACGATGAGGATTTGTTGAATGATAAAGAATTTGCTCCGGTAAGAGCTAAGATGAAGAGCTTCAAGGAAG GTTGCGATTTGAGTAACAAAGTAGATTTCATTCTCTGCCTCGGAGGGGACGGGACGCTCCTCTATGCTTCATCTCTCTTCCAGGAG GCCAGTGTACCTCCAGTCATGGCGTTCCATCTAGGCTCGCTGGGGTTCTTGACCCCATTTGAGTTTGATGACTTCAAGGAGTCGGTCAACTCACTTTTAAAAG GAGACACAGCAGTTACACTGAGGAGTCGCTTGAAGTGTCTGATCTTCGACAGCTCTGAAATTCCCAACGGCTTTGACAACGATCGCAATAATGACCACCGAATCATACCAAAGCCCAAGACATCAGACCCACCAAACCTCAAGTTCAAATTCCAG GTGCTAAACGATGTTGTAATAGACAGAGGGTCGTCACCATACCTCTCGAATCTTGATCTCTTCCTAGATGGTCGGCATGTCACAACGGTCGCGGGGGATG GTCTGATTATATCCACGCCTACTGGGAGTACAGCGTACGCTGCTGCAGCTGGTGCAGCCATGATGCACCCCAATGTACCAGCCATTCTCATTACTCCAATCTGCCCACACACATTGTCTTTCAGGCCCATAGTGGTCCCCGCCGGAGTGGAACTCAGG GTCATGGTTTCACCAGATGCTCGTCACACTGCTTGGGTTTCTTTGGATGGAAGGAATCGGCAAGAAATCCACAAAGGATGGTG TCTGCGAATCACAACGTCAGTCTTCCCTGTGGCGTCCATCTGCAGTAGTGACCAGATCAGTGATTGGTTTGACGGACTACAGGAATGCTTACACTGGAACGCCAGGCGTCAGCAGAAGGCGTTGAAGGAACCAAAGAAGAACAAGAACAGTAAACAGAGCGAAAATATTTAA
- the LOC117302225 gene encoding NAD kinase-like isoform X3, translated as MEATCSHSIARSKTCGLRRRRRTRSINAPSPSPSFGPKAHLKKVPPSQIMHVTDPSSQQLAWNSSPLSVLIIKKIMDDSVLGPFKELSRWLSEEKNLVIFIESKVFDDEDLLNDKEFAPVRAKMKSFKEGCDLSNKVDFILCLGGDGTLLYASSLFQEASVPPVMAFHLGSLGFLTPFEFDDFKESVNSLLKGDTAVTLRSRLKCLIFDSSEIPNGFDNDRNNDHRIIPKPKTSDPPNLKFKFQVLNDVVIDRGSSPYLSNLDLFLDGRHVTTVAGDGLIISTPTGSTAYAAAAGAAMMHPNVPAILITPICPHTLSFRPIVVPAGVELRVMVSPDARHTAWVSLDGRNRQEIHKGWCLRITTSVFPVASICSSDQISDWFDGLQECLHWNARRQQKALKEPKKNKNSKQSENI; from the exons gCGCACACGTTCCATCAATGCACCTTCACCCTCTCCGTCGTTCGGGCCTAAGGCACACCTGAAGAAAGTGCCTCCTTCTCAGATCAT GCATGTGACTGACCCATCGAGCCAGCAGCTAGCATGGAATTCGAGCCCCCTCTCCGTTCTGATCATCAAGAAAATCATGGACGACAGCGTCCTGGGTCCCTTCAAGGAACTCTCAAGGTGGCTCTCAGAG gagaAGAATTTGGTGATTTTTATCGAGTCCAAGGTGTTTGACGATGAGGATTTGTTGAATGATAAAGAATTTGCTCCGGTAAGAGCTAAGATGAAGAGCTTCAAGGAAG GTTGCGATTTGAGTAACAAAGTAGATTTCATTCTCTGCCTCGGAGGGGACGGGACGCTCCTCTATGCTTCATCTCTCTTCCAGGAG GCCAGTGTACCTCCAGTCATGGCGTTCCATCTAGGCTCGCTGGGGTTCTTGACCCCATTTGAGTTTGATGACTTCAAGGAGTCGGTCAACTCACTTTTAAAAG GAGACACAGCAGTTACACTGAGGAGTCGCTTGAAGTGTCTGATCTTCGACAGCTCTGAAATTCCCAACGGCTTTGACAACGATCGCAATAATGACCACCGAATCATACCAAAGCCCAAGACATCAGACCCACCAAACCTCAAGTTCAAATTCCAG GTGCTAAACGATGTTGTAATAGACAGAGGGTCGTCACCATACCTCTCGAATCTTGATCTCTTCCTAGATGGTCGGCATGTCACAACGGTCGCGGGGGATG GTCTGATTATATCCACGCCTACTGGGAGTACAGCGTACGCTGCTGCAGCTGGTGCAGCCATGATGCACCCCAATGTACCAGCCATTCTCATTACTCCAATCTGCCCACACACATTGTCTTTCAGGCCCATAGTGGTCCCCGCCGGAGTGGAACTCAGG GTCATGGTTTCACCAGATGCTCGTCACACTGCTTGGGTTTCTTTGGATGGAAGGAATCGGCAAGAAATCCACAAAGGATGGTG TCTGCGAATCACAACGTCAGTCTTCCCTGTGGCGTCCATCTGCAGTAGTGACCAGATCAGTGATTGGTTTGACGGACTACAGGAATGCTTACACTGGAACGCCAGGCGTCAGCAGAAGGCGTTGAAGGAACCAAAGAAGAACAAGAACAGTAAACAGAGCGAAAATATTTAA
- the LOC117302225 gene encoding NAD kinase-like isoform X5 has product MDNGGHVCGRTRSINAPSPSPSFGPKAHLKKVPPSQIMHVTDPSSQQLAWNSSPLSVLIIKKIMDDSVLGPFKELSRWLSEEKNLVIFIESKVFDDEDLLNDKEFAPVRAKMKSFKEGCDLSNKVDFILCLGGDGTLLYASSLFQEASVPPVMAFHLGSLGFLTPFEFDDFKESVNSLLKGDTAVTLRSRLKCLIFDSSEIPNGFDNDRNNDHRIIPKPKTSDPPNLKFKFQVLNDVVIDRGSSPYLSNLDLFLDGRHVTTVAGDGLIISTPTGSTAYAAAAGAAMMHPNVPAILITPICPHTLSFRPIVVPAGVELRVMVSPDARHTAWVSLDGRNRQEIHKGWCLRITTSVFPVASICSSDQISDWFDGLQECLHWNARRQQKALKEPKKNKNSKQSENI; this is encoded by the exons gCGCACACGTTCCATCAATGCACCTTCACCCTCTCCGTCGTTCGGGCCTAAGGCACACCTGAAGAAAGTGCCTCCTTCTCAGATCAT GCATGTGACTGACCCATCGAGCCAGCAGCTAGCATGGAATTCGAGCCCCCTCTCCGTTCTGATCATCAAGAAAATCATGGACGACAGCGTCCTGGGTCCCTTCAAGGAACTCTCAAGGTGGCTCTCAGAG gagaAGAATTTGGTGATTTTTATCGAGTCCAAGGTGTTTGACGATGAGGATTTGTTGAATGATAAAGAATTTGCTCCGGTAAGAGCTAAGATGAAGAGCTTCAAGGAAG GTTGCGATTTGAGTAACAAAGTAGATTTCATTCTCTGCCTCGGAGGGGACGGGACGCTCCTCTATGCTTCATCTCTCTTCCAGGAG GCCAGTGTACCTCCAGTCATGGCGTTCCATCTAGGCTCGCTGGGGTTCTTGACCCCATTTGAGTTTGATGACTTCAAGGAGTCGGTCAACTCACTTTTAAAAG GAGACACAGCAGTTACACTGAGGAGTCGCTTGAAGTGTCTGATCTTCGACAGCTCTGAAATTCCCAACGGCTTTGACAACGATCGCAATAATGACCACCGAATCATACCAAAGCCCAAGACATCAGACCCACCAAACCTCAAGTTCAAATTCCAG GTGCTAAACGATGTTGTAATAGACAGAGGGTCGTCACCATACCTCTCGAATCTTGATCTCTTCCTAGATGGTCGGCATGTCACAACGGTCGCGGGGGATG GTCTGATTATATCCACGCCTACTGGGAGTACAGCGTACGCTGCTGCAGCTGGTGCAGCCATGATGCACCCCAATGTACCAGCCATTCTCATTACTCCAATCTGCCCACACACATTGTCTTTCAGGCCCATAGTGGTCCCCGCCGGAGTGGAACTCAGG GTCATGGTTTCACCAGATGCTCGTCACACTGCTTGGGTTTCTTTGGATGGAAGGAATCGGCAAGAAATCCACAAAGGATGGTG TCTGCGAATCACAACGTCAGTCTTCCCTGTGGCGTCCATCTGCAGTAGTGACCAGATCAGTGATTGGTTTGACGGACTACAGGAATGCTTACACTGGAACGCCAGGCGTCAGCAGAAGGCGTTGAAGGAACCAAAGAAGAACAAGAACAGTAAACAGAGCGAAAATATTTAA
- the LOC117302225 gene encoding NAD kinase-like isoform X4: MSWFVFVRDVLEFLLSIGRTRSINAPSPSPSFGPKAHLKKVPPSQIMHVTDPSSQQLAWNSSPLSVLIIKKIMDDSVLGPFKELSRWLSEEKNLVIFIESKVFDDEDLLNDKEFAPVRAKMKSFKEGCDLSNKVDFILCLGGDGTLLYASSLFQEASVPPVMAFHLGSLGFLTPFEFDDFKESVNSLLKGDTAVTLRSRLKCLIFDSSEIPNGFDNDRNNDHRIIPKPKTSDPPNLKFKFQVLNDVVIDRGSSPYLSNLDLFLDGRHVTTVAGDGLIISTPTGSTAYAAAAGAAMMHPNVPAILITPICPHTLSFRPIVVPAGVELRVMVSPDARHTAWVSLDGRNRQEIHKGWCLRITTSVFPVASICSSDQISDWFDGLQECLHWNARRQQKALKEPKKNKNSKQSENI; encoded by the exons gCGCACACGTTCCATCAATGCACCTTCACCCTCTCCGTCGTTCGGGCCTAAGGCACACCTGAAGAAAGTGCCTCCTTCTCAGATCAT GCATGTGACTGACCCATCGAGCCAGCAGCTAGCATGGAATTCGAGCCCCCTCTCCGTTCTGATCATCAAGAAAATCATGGACGACAGCGTCCTGGGTCCCTTCAAGGAACTCTCAAGGTGGCTCTCAGAG gagaAGAATTTGGTGATTTTTATCGAGTCCAAGGTGTTTGACGATGAGGATTTGTTGAATGATAAAGAATTTGCTCCGGTAAGAGCTAAGATGAAGAGCTTCAAGGAAG GTTGCGATTTGAGTAACAAAGTAGATTTCATTCTCTGCCTCGGAGGGGACGGGACGCTCCTCTATGCTTCATCTCTCTTCCAGGAG GCCAGTGTACCTCCAGTCATGGCGTTCCATCTAGGCTCGCTGGGGTTCTTGACCCCATTTGAGTTTGATGACTTCAAGGAGTCGGTCAACTCACTTTTAAAAG GAGACACAGCAGTTACACTGAGGAGTCGCTTGAAGTGTCTGATCTTCGACAGCTCTGAAATTCCCAACGGCTTTGACAACGATCGCAATAATGACCACCGAATCATACCAAAGCCCAAGACATCAGACCCACCAAACCTCAAGTTCAAATTCCAG GTGCTAAACGATGTTGTAATAGACAGAGGGTCGTCACCATACCTCTCGAATCTTGATCTCTTCCTAGATGGTCGGCATGTCACAACGGTCGCGGGGGATG GTCTGATTATATCCACGCCTACTGGGAGTACAGCGTACGCTGCTGCAGCTGGTGCAGCCATGATGCACCCCAATGTACCAGCCATTCTCATTACTCCAATCTGCCCACACACATTGTCTTTCAGGCCCATAGTGGTCCCCGCCGGAGTGGAACTCAGG GTCATGGTTTCACCAGATGCTCGTCACACTGCTTGGGTTTCTTTGGATGGAAGGAATCGGCAAGAAATCCACAAAGGATGGTG TCTGCGAATCACAACGTCAGTCTTCCCTGTGGCGTCCATCTGCAGTAGTGACCAGATCAGTGATTGGTTTGACGGACTACAGGAATGCTTACACTGGAACGCCAGGCGTCAGCAGAAGGCGTTGAAGGAACCAAAGAAGAACAAGAACAGTAAACAGAGCGAAAATATTTAA